One region of Mucilaginibacter sp. 14171R-50 genomic DNA includes:
- a CDS encoding DUF4294 domain-containing protein translates to MKLIVSLLLFCCVAGGLKAQDERPAPPVILGKNDTIKVYMTKLDGEMVPWIVEPEVRIVDTRIFASEQDRLNYRRLRYNVIKVLPYARFAGQRYRQLQRDLALTGDKKKQKELMKACEKEIKDLFNKDIKNLSISQGEVLIKLVSRETGNTSYALAKELKGGFNAFLFQSVARLFGHNLKETYDPAEQRDIEAILLEAGYVSSSN, encoded by the coding sequence ATGAAATTAATTGTTTCGCTATTGTTGTTTTGTTGCGTGGCCGGTGGCTTAAAGGCCCAGGATGAGCGACCCGCACCACCGGTTATACTTGGCAAAAATGATACCATTAAGGTGTACATGACCAAGCTCGACGGCGAGATGGTGCCCTGGATTGTGGAGCCGGAGGTACGCATTGTTGATACCCGCATTTTTGCCAGCGAGCAAGACAGGCTTAATTACAGGCGGTTGCGCTATAATGTTATAAAAGTGCTTCCTTATGCGCGTTTTGCAGGCCAGCGCTATCGGCAGTTGCAGCGCGACCTTGCCCTTACCGGCGACAAAAAGAAGCAAAAGGAATTAATGAAGGCCTGCGAAAAGGAAATAAAAGACCTGTTTAATAAGGATATAAAGAACCTGTCAATTAGTCAGGGCGAGGTGCTTATAAAACTGGTGAGCCGCGAAACCGGCAACACCAGCTATGCTTTAGCGAAAGAGTTGAAGGGTGGGTTTAATGCTTTCCTTTTCCAGTCTGTAGCCCGTTTGTTTGGGCACAATCTTAAAGAAACTTACGACCCCGCTGAGCAACGCGATATCGAAGCTATCCTGCTTGAAGCAGGCTATGTTTCCAGTTCAAATTAA
- a CDS encoding glutathione peroxidase gives MDKSNIYSFTVEKLDGEPITLADYSNKVLLIVNTASQCGFTPQLQDLANLKTEFAGKDFEILAFPSNDFGGQEPLEGQEISAFCANYGNNFPIFEKIRVRGPYAHPLFKFLADKKENGNINSKPRWNFHKYLIDRNGHVVDFFYPFTKPTTSKIRKRIQRLLATEPK, from the coding sequence ATGGATAAAAGCAACATTTACAGCTTTACAGTTGAAAAACTGGACGGCGAACCTATTACCCTGGCGGATTACAGCAATAAAGTACTGCTTATAGTGAACACTGCATCGCAATGCGGCTTTACACCACAGCTTCAGGATCTTGCAAACCTGAAAACCGAATTTGCCGGTAAGGATTTTGAGATACTGGCTTTTCCATCAAATGATTTTGGCGGGCAGGAGCCGCTGGAGGGCCAGGAAATATCTGCCTTTTGCGCCAATTATGGCAACAACTTCCCCATATTTGAAAAAATAAGGGTGAGGGGACCATATGCGCACCCGTTGTTTAAGTTTTTGGCTGATAAAAAAGAGAACGGCAATATCAACTCAAAACCACGATGGAACTTTCATAAATATCTTATTGACCGCAATGGCCATGTAGTTGATTTTTTTTACCCCTTTACCAAACCTACAACCTCTAAAATAAGAAAACGGATACAGCGCCTGCTGGCTACCGAACCTAAATAA
- the bshB1 gene encoding bacillithiol biosynthesis deacetylase BshB1 has product MLKLDILVLPVHPDDAELGCAGTILKHVQLGHKVGIADLTRGELGTRGTAEIRDQEAAKAAEILGLTIRENLELPDGFFENTKQYQLKVIEAIRRYQPEIIITNAYHDRHPDHGRANELVEASAFLSGLRRIETFERGELQEPWRPTQVLHFIQDRYIKPDIIVDVTEFWEKKIESIYAYGSQFHNPEWNEDEPQTYISSPDFIEQIQGRGREFGKSINAKYGEGFTSRKILGVDNLLDLR; this is encoded by the coding sequence ATGCTTAAATTAGATATTTTAGTTTTACCGGTACATCCCGACGACGCCGAACTGGGCTGCGCCGGTACCATTTTAAAACATGTGCAACTTGGCCACAAAGTTGGCATTGCCGACTTAACCCGCGGCGAATTAGGTACCCGCGGTACTGCTGAGATACGCGACCAGGAGGCTGCAAAGGCAGCTGAAATATTAGGCCTAACCATTCGCGAAAACCTGGAACTTCCCGATGGGTTTTTTGAGAACACCAAACAGTACCAGTTAAAGGTAATTGAGGCCATACGCCGTTACCAACCCGAAATAATTATTACTAACGCCTACCACGACCGCCACCCCGACCATGGCCGGGCCAACGAATTGGTAGAGGCATCGGCCTTTTTATCGGGCTTACGACGTATAGAAACTTTTGAGCGGGGCGAATTGCAGGAGCCGTGGCGCCCGACGCAGGTGCTGCATTTTATACAAGACCGTTACATTAAACCCGATATAATTGTTGACGTTACCGAATTCTGGGAAAAGAAGATTGAAAGTATTTACGCTTACGGCTCGCAGTTTCACAATCCTGAATGGAATGAAGATGAGCCCCAAACGTACATCTCATCGCCCGATTTTATTGAACAAATACAAGGCCGGGGTCGCGAATTTGGCAAAAGCATTAACGCCAAATACGGCGAAGGTTTTACCTCAAGAAAGATCTTGGGTGTAGATAATTTGCTTGATTTGAGGTAG
- the lat gene encoding L-lysine 6-transaminase yields the protein MHKLHVTPQNVLATLSKHILADGFDLTFDMEKSQGVHIYDSKNNRTLLDFFTCFASVPLGYNHPKMLNDENFKKNLMLAALTNPSNSDIYTEQYAQFVETFDRVGIPDYLPHAFFIAGGSLAIENALKVAMDWKVQKNFAKGITTEKGFKVIHFENAFHGRSGYTLSLTNTQPVKTKWFAKFDWPRVSLPEIHFPLTDSNMGDLLAREARSIAQIKQAFADNPDDVCAIIIEPVLSEGGDKHVRQEFLEQLRVLANENEAMLIYDEVQTGVGLSGKFWLHQHFGENARPDILAFGKKMQVCGILAGKKVDEVENNVFRVSSRINSTWGGSLVDMVRSAKIMEIIEEDGLCDNAARTGEYLQTSLKNIAQKNSMISNVRGKGLLTAFDFPDSNTRNMFINIGLQNNIMYLGCGNKSIRFRPALIMENKHIDEGMNMLEKILTQL from the coding sequence ATGCACAAATTGCACGTAACTCCGCAAAACGTTTTGGCTACCCTTAGCAAACATATCCTGGCCGATGGTTTCGACCTTACCTTCGATATGGAAAAAAGCCAGGGCGTCCATATTTACGATTCAAAGAACAACCGCACCCTTTTAGATTTTTTTACTTGCTTCGCCTCGGTACCGCTGGGTTATAATCACCCTAAAATGCTGAACGACGAAAACTTTAAAAAAAACCTGATGCTGGCGGCATTAACCAACCCGTCGAATTCTGATATATATACCGAGCAATACGCCCAGTTTGTAGAAACATTTGACCGTGTTGGTATCCCCGATTATTTACCGCACGCTTTTTTTATAGCAGGAGGCTCGCTGGCTATCGAGAACGCGCTTAAAGTAGCTATGGACTGGAAGGTTCAGAAAAATTTTGCTAAAGGCATCACTACCGAAAAAGGCTTTAAGGTAATACACTTTGAAAATGCCTTTCACGGCCGGTCAGGCTATACTTTAAGTTTAACCAATACACAGCCCGTTAAAACCAAGTGGTTTGCCAAGTTCGACTGGCCGCGGGTATCGTTACCCGAGATACACTTCCCGCTTACTGATAGCAACATGGGCGACCTGCTGGCCCGCGAAGCAAGGTCGATAGCGCAGATCAAGCAAGCCTTTGCGGATAATCCCGACGATGTTTGCGCCATAATTATAGAGCCTGTATTATCCGAAGGCGGTGATAAACATGTAAGGCAGGAGTTTCTGGAACAGTTAAGGGTGCTTGCAAACGAGAACGAAGCGATGCTGATATACGACGAGGTGCAAACCGGGGTTGGCCTTAGCGGCAAATTTTGGCTGCATCAGCACTTTGGTGAAAACGCCCGCCCCGATATACTGGCCTTTGGCAAAAAGATGCAGGTGTGCGGCATACTGGCCGGCAAAAAAGTAGATGAGGTAGAAAACAATGTGTTCCGGGTTTCATCGCGCATTAACTCAACCTGGGGCGGCAGCTTGGTTGATATGGTACGATCGGCAAAGATAATGGAGATCATTGAAGAGGACGGCCTTTGCGATAATGCCGCCCGAACCGGCGAGTATTTGCAAACCAGCTTAAAAAACATCGCGCAGAAAAACAGCATGATCAGTAACGTGCGCGGTAAGGGTTTATTAACCGCGTTCGATTTTCCTGATAGCAATACGCGTAATATGTTCATCAACATAGGTTTGCAAAATAATATTATGTACCTGGGCTGCGGCAACAAAAGCATACGTTTCAGGCCGGCGCTGATCATGGAAAACAAACATATTGACGAGGGTATGAATATGCTTGAAAAAATATTAACTCAACTATAA
- a CDS encoding 1-aminocyclopropane-1-carboxylate deaminase/D-cysteine desulfhydrase: MDISLDIYSPVQQINNTLFIDKGLKVFIKRDDLIHPMISGNKWRKLKYVLRSARAQNKTHLVTFGGAFSNHLLATAAAAAKFGFKATGFVRGEDVQNDTLFLCKLHGMQLIYTNRDSYRDKKALFDDVFGSDENAFFIDEGGASAEGAQGCSELVNELTETYDHIFCACGTGTTAAGIINGITLNVLLTHFNAVPVFKNGEFIRDEIDRFLSVPAKYTLHTGYHFGGYAKTDPQLIQFIKQFVADTGVLIEPVYTGKMLYAIYDLAAKNHFAPGSKILAIHSGGIWGLLGMKDKFV, translated from the coding sequence GTGGATATCAGCCTCGACATATACAGCCCCGTTCAGCAAATCAACAATACGCTGTTTATTGATAAAGGGCTTAAGGTTTTTATCAAACGCGACGACCTTATCCATCCCATGATATCGGGCAACAAATGGCGCAAGCTAAAGTACGTACTGCGAAGTGCGCGGGCGCAAAACAAAACCCACCTGGTAACATTTGGCGGGGCGTTTTCCAATCACTTACTGGCAACAGCAGCGGCGGCAGCTAAATTTGGTTTTAAAGCCACGGGCTTTGTGCGCGGCGAAGACGTGCAAAACGATACCTTGTTCTTGTGCAAACTGCACGGCATGCAGTTGATATATACCAATCGCGACAGTTATCGTGATAAAAAAGCTTTGTTTGACGACGTTTTCGGTAGTGATGAAAACGCTTTTTTTATTGACGAGGGTGGTGCATCTGCCGAAGGCGCGCAAGGCTGCAGCGAACTGGTTAACGAGCTTACGGAAACTTACGATCATATTTTTTGTGCATGCGGCACCGGTACAACAGCGGCGGGCATTATAAATGGCATAACCTTAAATGTTTTACTTACCCATTTTAACGCAGTTCCGGTCTTTAAAAATGGTGAGTTTATTCGAGATGAGATCGACCGCTTTTTGAGCGTTCCCGCAAAATATACATTGCACACTGGTTACCATTTTGGCGGATATGCTAAAACCGATCCGCAGCTTATTCAATTTATTAAACAGTTTGTTGCTGATACCGGGGTGCTGATAGAACCTGTTTACACCGGCAAAATGCTTTATGCGATATATGATCTTGCCGCTAAAAATCACTTTGCACCCGGCAGTAAAATACTGGCCATCCACAGTGGAGGCATTTGGGGTTTGCTGGGTATGAAGGATAAATTTGTGTAA
- a CDS encoding RluA family pseudouridine synthase has translation MIDETAITESDEQDLFEHLRVVVDKGQSLLRIDKFLMHRVENASRNRIQNAIEAGNVLVNDKLAKSSYKVKPQDIISVVLPHPPRDTEVYPENIPIDIVYEDDDVLIVNKPAGMVVHPGYNNYTGTLVNALVYHFQQLPTLPGNDGRPGLVHRIDKDTSGLLLISKNERSMNYLARQFYDHTINRKYIALAWGDIEQDGTVTGYIGRSVNDRRVMSIYDDPEKGKWAVTHYKVLERMGYVTLIECKLETGRTHQIRAHMKHIGHPLFSDAMYGGDKILKGTVFSKYRQFVENCFEIMPRQALHAASLGFLHPSLKKNIYFEAPLPADFTAVLEKWRKYTSANVPGDIQTENN, from the coding sequence ATGATCGACGAGACCGCCATAACCGAGAGCGATGAACAGGACCTATTTGAGCACCTGCGCGTGGTTGTTGATAAGGGCCAGTCGTTGTTACGGATAGATAAGTTTTTAATGCACCGGGTGGAGAACGCGTCGCGCAACCGGATCCAGAATGCGATAGAAGCGGGCAACGTGCTGGTGAATGACAAGCTTGCCAAATCAAGTTATAAGGTAAAGCCCCAGGATATAATATCTGTAGTGTTGCCGCACCCGCCGCGCGATACCGAAGTTTACCCCGAGAACATTCCCATTGATATTGTTTACGAGGACGATGATGTACTGATAGTGAACAAACCTGCCGGTATGGTAGTGCACCCGGGTTATAATAACTATACGGGTACGCTGGTAAATGCGCTGGTGTATCATTTTCAGCAATTGCCGACCCTGCCGGGTAACGATGGCCGCCCGGGGCTGGTGCATCGCATTGACAAGGATACCAGCGGCTTGTTGCTCATCAGCAAAAATGAGCGCAGTATGAACTACCTGGCCAGGCAGTTTTACGACCATACCATCAATCGTAAATATATTGCGCTGGCCTGGGGTGATATTGAGCAGGACGGCACCGTTACAGGCTATATAGGCCGCAGCGTGAACGACCGAAGGGTAATGTCGATATACGACGACCCGGAGAAAGGTAAGTGGGCTGTAACGCATTATAAGGTGCTTGAGCGTATGGGTTATGTCACCCTTATTGAGTGCAAACTTGAAACCGGCCGCACGCACCAGATCCGTGCGCACATGAAGCATATTGGCCACCCGCTGTTTAGCGATGCTATGTACGGCGGAGATAAAATTTTGAAAGGTACCGTATTTAGCAAGTACCGCCAGTTTGTCGAAAATTGCTTTGAGATAATGCCACGTCAGGCCCTGCATGCAGCTTCGCTCGGGTTTTTACACCCGTCGCTTAAAAAGAATATTTATTTTGAAGCACCGTTACCGGCTGATTTTACAGCAGTATTAGAAAAGTGGCGTAAGTATACCAGCGCCAATGTGCCGGGAGACATACAAACAGAAAACAATTAA
- a CDS encoding aminotransferase class IV — protein sequence MPPLYINFNGEILPADSLLLSIANRAFRYGDGLFESMRLMKGKLKFPELHAERLQKGMKALKMDGYSQADSWFLKEKAEELARRNKIKHGRLRLTVFRDAGGLYTPTQNKMAYCLEIQPVDEPRYFLNERGLIMDVYTELPKPLNWLSNIKTCNSLLYVMAGIFKQQNKLDEVFLINQNRYLCEANSANIFVWYQNHLYTPALSEGCVEGVMRQVVMKLARENNIPVTEAQINPEILNQADEVFLTNATKGIQWVMGYGVKRYFNRISKALMDELNKV from the coding sequence ATGCCGCCGCTGTATATAAATTTTAACGGAGAGATACTGCCTGCCGACAGCTTATTGCTTAGTATTGCCAACAGGGCATTCAGGTACGGCGACGGCTTGTTTGAAAGCATGCGGCTGATGAAGGGAAAACTCAAATTCCCCGAACTGCACGCCGAGCGCCTGCAAAAAGGCATGAAAGCTTTGAAGATGGATGGCTACTCGCAAGCCGATAGCTGGTTTTTAAAAGAAAAGGCAGAAGAGCTTGCCCGCCGCAATAAAATAAAGCATGGCCGCCTGCGCCTCACTGTGTTTCGGGACGCAGGGGGGCTTTACACGCCCACTCAAAACAAAATGGCGTATTGTTTGGAGATACAGCCGGTAGATGAGCCGCGATATTTTTTGAACGAGCGCGGCCTGATCATGGATGTATATACCGAACTGCCCAAGCCGTTAAACTGGTTATCAAACATCAAAACCTGTAATTCGCTTTTGTATGTAATGGCGGGGATATTTAAACAGCAAAATAAGCTGGATGAAGTATTTTTAATAAACCAGAACCGCTACCTGTGCGAAGCCAATAGCGCTAATATATTTGTGTGGTATCAAAATCATTTGTACACGCCGGCCTTAAGCGAAGGCTGTGTAGAAGGGGTAATGCGACAGGTAGTAATGAAACTGGCCCGCGAGAATAACATCCCGGTTACCGAAGCCCAGATAAACCCCGAGATACTAAACCAGGCCGACGAAGTATTTTTAACCAATGCCACGAAAGGCATACAATGGGTAATGGGTTATGGGGTAAAACGCTATTTTAACCGCATCAGCAAAGCGCTGATGGATGAGTTAAATAAGGTGTAG
- the fmt gene encoding methionyl-tRNA formyltransferase — translation MRIIFMGTPAFAVASLDALIQAGCNVVAVVTAPDKPAGRGQKVNQSAVKVYAEEKGIKVLQPEKLKNPEFLAELAALKADLQVVVAFRMLPEAVWNMPPKGTINLHASLLPQYRGAAPINWVIINGEKESGVTTFFLKHEIDTGDILFTEKVTLTGTETAGELHDRLMNKGAGLLVKTVKGIESGKYNEHPQEQLAAGTELKHAPKIFKTDCLIDFTQPVERVYNLIRGLSPSPAAYTILNDKVLKIYNATYEPGEPGIAAGGFVTDNKTRLKFAARDGFISVTDVQLEGKKRMGIEEFLRGVKL, via the coding sequence ATGAGGATCATATTTATGGGCACCCCTGCCTTTGCCGTTGCATCGCTTGATGCTTTGATACAAGCAGGTTGTAATGTTGTGGCGGTTGTTACCGCGCCGGATAAACCCGCCGGGCGTGGCCAAAAGGTTAACCAGTCGGCAGTTAAGGTATATGCCGAAGAAAAGGGCATAAAGGTGTTGCAGCCCGAAAAGCTTAAAAATCCGGAGTTTTTAGCGGAATTAGCCGCCCTTAAAGCTGATTTGCAAGTGGTTGTTGCATTCAGGATGCTGCCGGAGGCAGTTTGGAACATGCCGCCAAAGGGTACCATTAACCTCCATGCTTCCCTATTGCCGCAATACCGGGGCGCCGCCCCCATCAACTGGGTGATCATTAATGGCGAAAAGGAAAGCGGCGTTACCACCTTCTTTTTAAAACATGAGATTGATACGGGCGACATCCTGTTTACCGAAAAGGTTACCCTTACCGGCACTGAAACAGCCGGAGAGTTGCACGACCGCCTGATGAACAAGGGTGCTGGCCTGTTAGTTAAAACTGTAAAAGGGATTGAAAGCGGCAAATATAACGAGCACCCGCAGGAACAATTAGCCGCTGGCACAGAGCTGAAACACGCGCCCAAAATATTTAAGACCGATTGCCTGATAGATTTTACCCAGCCGGTTGAACGCGTTTATAATTTAATACGCGGGTTAAGCCCATCCCCTGCGGCCTACACCATTTTAAACGATAAAGTGCTGAAGATATATAACGCTACCTATGAGCCCGGCGAACCCGGCATCGCGGCGGGCGGTTTTGTAACCGATAACAAAACACGGTTAAAATTTGCCGCCAGGGATGGTTTTATCAGCGTAACGGATGTGCAGTTAGAGGGCAAAAAACGTATGGGTATAGAGGAGTTTTTGAGGGGTGTAAAATTGTAA
- a CDS encoding exo-beta-N-acetylmuramidase NamZ domain-containing protein, producing the protein MIGIKLYTPLIAVSLLFFKCDNFAQSPKATQNTAKKIAVKKIVAPILPAADRLDAYLDYLKGRKIGMLINQTSVIGINKTPLVDSLLKLGVNIKKIYGPEHGFRGNASDGAEIDNTIDKVTGLPAISLYGKHNKPTPEDLKGIDLMIFDVQDVGTRFYTYISTLHYVMEACAENNIELMILDRPNPNGVYVDGPVLDTAGYRSFVGMHPIPVLHGMTIAEYAQMINGEGWLKNKVQCKLKIIKVANYQRDMDYTLPVSPSPNLNSAQSILLYPHICFFEGTALSLGRGTLFPFQVIGSPMLKGKYSFSFKPVSIPGMSDNPPLKDKVCYGLDLKNYNMQTIRKSGKLNLAWVIDMYKIYPDKEHFFIPYFARLAGNDELRKQIIAGKSEAEIRQSWEPALTKFKATRSKYLLYK; encoded by the coding sequence ATGATAGGCATCAAATTATATACCCCACTGATAGCAGTAAGCCTGCTGTTTTTTAAATGCGATAATTTTGCGCAATCGCCTAAGGCAACGCAAAATACCGCCAAAAAGATCGCGGTAAAAAAGATAGTGGCGCCTATACTGCCTGCGGCCGACAGGCTGGACGCCTACCTGGATTATCTTAAGGGCCGTAAAATAGGTATGCTGATAAACCAGACATCTGTTATCGGCATCAATAAAACCCCACTTGTTGACAGCCTTTTGAAACTGGGCGTAAACATAAAAAAGATATATGGCCCAGAGCATGGCTTTAGAGGGAATGCCAGTGATGGCGCCGAGATCGATAACACGATTGATAAAGTTACCGGGCTGCCTGCTATATCGCTTTACGGCAAACACAACAAACCAACTCCTGAGGATCTGAAAGGCATCGACCTGATGATATTTGATGTTCAGGATGTAGGCACTCGCTTTTATACATACATTTCAACCCTGCATTATGTAATGGAGGCCTGTGCCGAAAACAATATCGAGCTGATGATATTGGACAGGCCAAACCCCAACGGTGTTTATGTGGATGGCCCCGTGCTGGACACGGCGGGCTATCGGTCGTTTGTAGGTATGCACCCCATACCCGTATTGCACGGCATGACCATAGCGGAATACGCGCAGATGATAAATGGAGAAGGCTGGTTAAAAAACAAGGTACAATGCAAGCTTAAAATTATTAAAGTAGCCAATTATCAACGCGATATGGATTATACGCTGCCTGTCAGCCCGTCGCCAAACTTAAACAGCGCACAGTCTATATTATTGTATCCGCATATATGCTTTTTTGAGGGCACGGCGCTTAGTTTGGGCAGGGGCACGCTGTTCCCTTTCCAGGTTATTGGCAGTCCGATGCTTAAGGGGAAGTATAGCTTTTCGTTTAAACCGGTGAGCATACCCGGCATGAGTGATAACCCACCGCTTAAAGACAAGGTATGTTATGGCCTTGACCTTAAAAATTACAATATGCAAACCATCCGCAAAAGCGGAAAGCTTAATTTAGCCTGGGTTATTGATATGTACAAAATTTACCCCGATAAGGAGCATTTTTTTATCCCTTATTTTGCCCGGCTTGCCGGTAACGATGAGTTAAGAAAACAAATTATTGCAGGTAAAAGCGAAGCTGAGATACGCCAAAGCTGGGAACCGGCATTAACCAAATTTAAAGCTACACGCAGCAAATATTTATTATACAAATAG